The following proteins are encoded in a genomic region of Parus major isolate Abel chromosome 18, Parus_major1.1, whole genome shotgun sequence:
- the MYO15B gene encoding myosin XVB, with protein sequence MDPSHQKSEQGFLPCREEEPLHTSDYCSEVDTKEGSGDLQTAGSVVTPAVHWSQQQGCDPAAWLNSELLPQPTIENLSKWAISKEPQLTSSRVRVCRDQWEAEDVADNMLEMEFMQEQVYMCEEHCAEIEEIEDLTRLEDVCESSILLCLKKRFHRNLIYTYIGQILISVNPFKDLSIYSEDVATEYQQGTLSKNAPHIFAIAQMAYTLSQSSEQEQCVIISGHSGSGKTEAAKAIVQYLTMLYQGSDSHRIRQPCNVLPILESFGNARTVLNDNSSRFGKLLNIHLRHGIVVGTSISQYLLEKSRVVFQGRACDVLGKEDSQDFLVLVQALEGINLSDDQLSSTWAVLAAILQLGNICFTSYEKESFEHAAIASDTEIQIVANLLCVSAEPLQSAVTHRVTVTSYDRIFTPLSVEGAIDARDSIAKALYSLLFQWLLLRINEWLAPWESDCAVGIVDIHGFEVIFHVCLLWPRQLRACKPDRRWFELLGFIHPGQNQQLSSACAAFTGSHSSLGLRSDDPFLSLQDLGVNSLEQLCINLANEHLQWFFSQTVIAQEEEEYSQEQLAWIPISKMYSESCLDFLTAKPHGILCILHDQTSLTQATDHTFLQKCHYHHGNSPWYTKPKLPLPEFTVQHYAGPVTYQVHKFLNKNRDQLRPEVLDIFSQSRLKVVSHIFQRAKAAYGQQRELWGRGKGLRPQASTLVSKFQQSLEDLTAKLRGSHAFFIRCITPNPRKVGQHPQLLMESLSSFICLQQLSLHSRDLNFVSFDSLRFFFPVLCPTLPSGHVGLSCAAGAEARVSWTPKHPLGFVFHGPQPTARSNLRTGQEKETLSKLPAFSLLSLICLSFLFFIFSSALSLQLSNVFDVEYVNSQLRHSGILEAIHIRKEGYPVRLPFQSFLARYRAGLAWDPPALDVLSSEGSISVEQREGCAAVLARVVGSPSDLYQIGVTKLYTQHSWALLLPPSSLPDSLSTTNPSISVTCTCTKGINQQFLLLISSGRSCCFPRGSAAAAFAQVFLKEKAKQLLERRWLQRQSWAVVTLQRKFRRLLHRRRLRVLQEKVTVIQAHFRGYQARKRYRRLKKTLVQFKSMVLISRPLVRRRKRCQVTAVLSEQGVQEGLFLPQAERAGDWVRPGQGWPWKVCRREAETDPPSPSPAGSQQELEERKQRRSSLACGDTENSPSQGMDVGLLEIPAELADLLHFVEGRHQAQANQITETQPPEVKVKDNLSLPPTINSYPFSSFIKSHFQKTDFPGPGQPLQHPLTHLDAEHQESALEINKLILRFIGDKSLSGWQEILLGNYIAGRGLSDAALRNEIFSQVVAQTWRNPDPEHSQRGWVLMATLLSCFGPSPALEKPLLKFVSDYGMEGYSAVCQRKMLTAAQCAEPAPSRAYPPTQLEWTANQRRGKMVLDVHTFNEEKFSAEVESWMTGEQYAAWILSARGCDKSTRGWSVSMFTGNTWQDLLGSDFVLDLIGEMEETSNFSSSSQAPTEYPITPERDRSILQSSDLDMIPPAPGIQAPAFPPPSLPPELLGVHPGSRFRDDLSTPVGLDHYVDDLFSPVLHQGSRVSDMENREILTRRMKGGGKIGPTQRGILPSTGFSGMTQTPVYQPVPSMVGMPAAMPMMPGAAGVAPMPAMVMPQPMVPAVDPSQLAAQQQAFINQQAMLMAQQMTLQAMSISQQQQQELQKWQKSLENSRPKVSSSAKASGPATLPKPKTPSSSQASPSRSPELPAKAKEPDYNYTEEEFSSSEDDDYPRETFQQKREYFQKMGEQHIRVKKVRPSKTWTPPAKPQPKEEEKREELEKRKEVKPVPKAEPAPVSPLPSPKPKPKLETPKPKKEPPVVKPSGPESRPAPSHEIGNIIKMYQSRPAPEPQPFQPIRRVSKPFIKKNDPKNEALAKLGMMNPSPQPSPSPVPQEKKTPPPVKPKPGPASSSIKEKQLPLLSIFKPEGAPPASQAPRAPILPQPTPEDQGRQESTGKDSAVTVAGDDGIKTQLYKLTASVSFSYVDPAWKIFLRKEVFYPKENFSHPYCLNLLCEQIIRDTFSESSFRISREEKRKMKDLLMEFRVGNNAQSIQEDGIKKRIVVAARDNWANYFSRLFPVQGEKGSDVQILGVSHRGMRLLKVEKAAGYHPEHLKILRSYGFADVLSVEVKGSHSLEFSLKTEQLILHSPKAPCIKTMVELFMQELRQDTNYVVALRSYIVDDKSLLSFKKGDLIELLPMQGVEPGWQFGSTGGRCGLFPTSLVQLAPAPDYLSASMDRRGEQRKSMKASPESRNTSRESSVLSLTPEGTSSILVPAGDHYTMTDFAIAYFREAQSLQGLKGTSAEKSVADLVRHTKVPIQASLLQYSDSELNELATKNFQTLMRFMGDQPKHKHQAEVQCIYEILQLCKEKENLHDEIYCQVIKQVTHNPQQESELRGWLLLNLLTGYFLPSKILMPYATKFLQLASSDPSSTHHDIAKICQSNLRKNFLYGGRRHLPFPVEMEALLKGHGARRLVVLMPGGMEYLTRIRTFTVAKELLQEICEQMGIGEQQEIQDFVLFAIRSDDKDLGKMVRPIKLEEYLHDYLLEDKLVTVTLRRLIWRTPLHFDSQTYTDVHYGQVLWDYLNGRILLSQSKEMEMQVGLLAMLQHWVKMEQQNSAPSREELKEYIPKTLQPSISLKALHNHVATLLRTRQPLQPLDAKIQFIEHVMKLPFFGYTIFIVERISDNMVPVPCFFGVNKEEIILVDGTTQVVSQVIPLKELQKMRTLRPISDGGLPGLELSYGSPSSPRAMWVELSQAKELYHTIVVILDKTELHS encoded by the exons ACACATCTTTGCCATAGCACAGATGGCCTACACACTGTCCCAGTCatcagagcaggagcagtgtgTCATCATCAG TGGGCACAGTGGATCAGGGAAAACAGAAGCTGCCAAAGCCATTGTGCAATACCTGACCATGCTGTACCAGGGATCTGACAGCCACAGGATCAGACAG CCCTGCAATGTCCTACCCATCCTGGAGAGTTTTGGGAATGCAAGAACCGTCCTCAATGACAACTCCAGCCGTTTTGGAAAGCTGCTGAACATCCACCTGCGACA TGGCATCGTGGTGGGAACATCCATCTCCCAGTACCTGCTGGAGAAATCTCGTGTGGTGTTTCAG GGCAGAGCATGTGATGTCCTGGGAAAGGAGGACAGTCAGGATTTTCTGGTCTTGGTGCAAGCTCTGGAGGGAATCAACCTCTCAGATGATCAGCTGAGCTCCACCTGGGCTGTCCTGGCTGCCATTCTGCAGCTGGGGAACATCTGCTTTACCTCCTATGAG AAAGAATCCTTTGAACACGCAGCCATTGCCAGTGACACTGAGATTCAGATTGTGGCCAATCTGTTGTGTGTCTCAGCAGAACCCCTGCAGAGTGCTGTCACTCACCGTGTCACT GTTACATCTTATGATCGGATCTTCACCCCTCTGTCTGTGGAAGGAGCCATTGATGCCAG GGACTCCATTGCCAAGGCTCTGTACTCCCTGCTCtttcagtggctgctgctgaggatcAATGAGTGGTTGGCTCCCTGGGAGTCTGACTGTGCCGTGGGCATCGTGGACATCCATGGCTTTGaggttatttttcatgtttgtctGCTATGGCCTAGGCA GCTGAGAGCTTGCAAACCAGACAGAAGATGGTTTGAGCTGTTGGGGTTCATTCACCCTGGCCAGaaccagcagctcagctcagcctgtGCAGCATTTACAGGgagccacagctccctgggccTCAGAAGTGATGATCCCTTCTTGTCTTTGCAGGATCTGGGGGTGAACAGCTTAGAGCAGCTCTGCATCAACCTTGCCAATGAGCACCTCCAGTGGTTCTTCAGCCAGACTGTCATTGCCCAGGAAGAG GAGGAATACAGCCAGGAGCAGTTAGCTTGGATTCCTATTTCCAAGATGTACAGTGAGTCCTGCCTGGATTTCCTTACTGCAAAGCCCCACGGCATCCTGTGCATCCTGCATGACCAGACATCCCTGACCCAG GCCACAGACCACACTTTCCTCCAGAAGTGTCATTACCACCATGGAAACAGCCCTTGGTACACCAAGCCTAAGCTGCCTTTGCCAGAGTTCACTGTGCAGCACTACGCTGGCCCTGTCACCTACCAG GTCCACAAGTTTCTCAATAAAAACCGTGACCAGCTGCGGCCAGAGGTGCTGGATATCTTCTCCCAGAGCCGCCTCAAG GTGGTGTCTCACATTTTCCAGAGGGCTAAAGCTGCCTATGGTCAGCAAAGGGAGTTGTGGGGCAGGGGCAAAGGGCTCAGGCCTCAGGCCTCCACACTGGTGTCCAAATTCCAGCAGTCTTTGGAGGACCTCACAGCCAAGCTGAGAGG gagcCATGCCTTCTTCATCCGGTGCATCACCCCTAACCCCAGGAAGGTAGGGCAGCACCCTCAGCTCCTTATGGAGTCCCTCAGTTCCTTCATTTGTCTCCAACAGCTTTCCTTGCACAGCCGGGATTTAAACTTTGTTTCATTTGATAGCttgagatttttcttccctgttctgTGTCCCACCCTTCCCAGTGGCCATGTGGGTTtatcctgtgctgcaggagcagaagccAGGGTCAGCTGGACACCAAAGCATCCCTTGGGCTTTGTGTTCCATGGCCCACAGCCCACGGCAAGATCCAATCTaaggacaggacaagagaaggAGACCCTTTCTAAACTCCCTGCCTTCAGTCTCCTTTCtttaatttgtctttctttcttgtttttcattttttcttctgctttatctTTGCAGCTGTCAAATGTCTTTGATGTGGAGTATGTCAACAGCCAGCTGCGGCATTCCGGGATCCTGGAGGCCATCCACATTCGGAAGGAGGGATACCCGGTCCGTCTGCCATTCCAGAGCTTCCTGGCCAGGTACAGGGCTGGCCTGGCTTGGGATCCCCCAGCCCTGGATGTTTTGTCCTCTGAGGGCTCCAT CAGcgtggagcagagggaaggctgtgcagcagtgctggctcgTGTGGTGGGGAGCCCCTCGGATCTCTATCAGATTGGAGTGACAAAG CTGTATACCCAGCATTCCTGGGCTTTACTTTTGCCACCTTCATCCCTCCCTGATTCCTTGTCCACCACAAATCCATCCATCTCTGTCACGTGCACCTGCACCAAAGGGATAAACCAGCAGTTTTTGTTATTGATCAGctctgggagaagctgctgcttccctcgtggctcagcagctgctgcctttgcccAGGTGTTTCTGAAGGAGAAGgccaagcagctgctggagagacGATGGctccagaggcagagctgggctgttgTCACTCTGCAGAGGAAATTCCGCCGCCTCCTCCACCGCCGGCGCCTCCGTGTCCTCCAGGAGAAAGTCACAGTCATCCAGGCTCATTTCCGAGGGTACCAGGCAAG GAAGCGTTACAGGAGGCTGAAGAAGACTTTGGTGCAATTTAAAAGCATGGTTTTAATCTCCAGACCTTTGGTTCGGAGGAGGAAGCGCTGCCAGGTAACAGCAGTCCTGTCAGAGCAAGGTGTACAGGAGGGGCTATTCCTGCCCCAGGCAGAGCGAGCTGGGGACTGGGTgaggccagggcagggatggcCTTGGAAGGTTT gcaggagagaggcagagacagaccctccttccccatctccagctGGGAGTCAG CAGGAGttagaggaaaggaaacaaagaaggAGCTCCCTGGCCTGTGGTGACACAGAGAATAGTCCCAGCCAAGGAATG GATGTGGGGCTGCTGGAGATCCCTGCAGAGCTCGCAGACCTCCTGCACTTTGTTGAAG GTCGACACCAAGCACAGGCCAACCAGATAACTGAGACACAGCCCCCAGAAGTCAAGGTCAAGGATaacctttccctccctcccaccatCAACAGCTatcctttctcctccttcatcAAATCACACTTCCAG aAGACAGATTTCCCTGGCCCTGGTCAGCCTCTGCAGCACCCCTTGACACACCTGGATGCTGAACACCAGGAGAGTGCACTTGAGATAAACAAACTG ATTTTGCGGTTCATTGGTGACAAGAGTCTCAGTGGCTGGCAGGAGATCCTGCTGGGCAACTACATTGCTGGGAGAGGTCTGAGTGATGCTGCTCTGCGCAATGAAATCTTCAGCCAGGTGGTTGCCCAGACCTGGAGGAACCCAGaccctgagcacagccagcGAGGCTGGGTCCTGATGGCgactctgctgagctgctttggCCCCTCACCAGCACTGGAGAAGCCACTGCTGAA GTTTGTGTCAGACTATGGCATGGAGGGCTACAGCGCTGTTTGCCAGCGCAAGATGCTGACGGCAGCTCAGTGTGCAGAGCCTGCACCCTCTCGGGCTTACCCTCCCACCCAGCTGGAGTGGACAGCAAACCAGAGGAGAGGCAAGATGGTGCTGGATGTTCACACCTTTAATG AGGAGAAGTTCTCAGCTGAGGTGGAGTCCTGGATGACTGGGGAGCAGTATGCAGCCTGGATCCTGAGTGCAAG gggCTGTGACAAGAGTACTCGAGGGTGGTCTGTCTCCATGTTCACTGGAAACACATGGCAGGACCTGCTGGGCTCTGACTTTGTGCTGGACCTCATTGGAGAGATGGAGGAGACCAGCaacttcagcagctcctcccaggcCCCCACTGAGTACCCCATCACTCCAGAAAGGGACAGGAGCATCCTGCAGTCCTCTGACCTGGACAT GATCCCTCCTGCTCCGGGTATCCAGGCCCCTGCCTTCCCCCCACCCAGTCTGCCTCCAGAACTTCTTGGTGTCCACCCAG GTTCAAGGTTTAGAGATGACTTGAGTACCCCTGTAGGCTTGGATCACTATGTGGATGATCTCTTCAGCCCTGTGCTACATCAGGGCTCCAGAGTATCT GATATGGAGAACAGAGAGATTCTCACCAGACGCATGAAAGGAGGTGGCAAGATTGGACCCACACAGAGAGGAATCCTTCCCTCTACAG GCTTCTCTGGAATGACTCAAACACCAGTTTACCAGCCCGTGCCCTCCATGGTGGGGATGCCAGCAGCCATGCCCATGatgccaggggctgctggggttGCACCTATGCCAG CCATGGTGATGCCCCAGCCCATGGTTCCAGCTGTAGATCCCAGCCAGctggcagcccagcagcaaGCCTTTATCAACCAGCAAGCCATGCTCATG GCCCAGCAGATGACCCTTCAAGCCATGagcatttcccagcagcagcagcaggagctgcagaagtgGCAAAAGTCTCTTGAGAACTCAAGGCCAAAAGTCTCAAGCTCAGCAAAAGCCTCAGGCCCAGCCACTCTCCCAAAACCCAAGACACCTTCCAGCAGCCAGGCATCACCATCAAGGTCTCCAGAGCTACCAGCTAAGGCAAAAGAGCCG GATTACAACTACACAGAAGAGGAGTTCTCCAGCAGTGAGGATGATGACTATCCTCGGGAAACCTTccagcagaagagagagtacTTCCAGAAGATGG gagagcagcacatccGAGTAAAGAAAGTCAGACCTAGCAAAACCTGGACTCCTCCAGCAAAACCCCAGccaaaggaggaggagaaaagagaggagctggagaagaggaaagaagtgaAGCCTGTCCCTAAAGCAGAGCCAG CTCCTGTTTCGCCTCTGCCATCTCCTAAACCAAAGCCAAAACTGGAGACACCAAAACCAAAGAAGGAGCCACCTGTAGTGAAGCCTTCAGGGCCTGAGTCTCGTCCTGCACCCAGCCACGAGATCGGGAACATCATCAAAATGTACCAGAGCAGACCAGCCCCTGAGCCCCAGCCCTTCCAGCCCATCAG GAGAGTATCCAAGCCATTTATAAAGAAGAATGACCCCAAAAATGAAGCTCTGGCCAAGCTGGGAATGATGAACCCCTCACCTCAGCCATCA CCATCTCCTGTGccacaggagaagaaaacacCTCCACCTGTCAAACCCAAGCCAGGGCCAGCTTCCAGCTCTATCAAGGAAAAGCAGTTGCCTCTCCTGTCCATCTTCAAACCAGAGGGTGCCCCACCAGCTTCCCAGGCCCCTCGTGCTCCCATTCTTCCCCAGCCAACACCTGAGGACCAAGGCAGGCAGGAATCCACAGGGAAAG ACTCTGCTGTGACGGTGGCAGGTGATGATGGGATCAAGACCCAGCTGTACAAGCTCACTGCCAGTGTCAGCTTTTCCTATGTTGACCCTGCCTGGAAGATTTTTCTGCGCAAAGAG GTGTTTTACCCCAAAGAAAATTTCAGCCACCCTTACTGTCTGAACTTGCTGTGTGAACAG atCATCCGTGACACCTTCTCTGAGTCCAGCTTTCGGATCTCCAGGGAGGAGAAGCGCAAGATGAAAGACCTGCTGA TGGAGTTCCGAGTTGGCAACAATGCCCAGTCCATTCAGGAGGACGGGATAAAGAAGAGGATTGTAGTGGCTGCTCGGGACAACTGGGCCAACTATTTCTCCCGCCTTTTCCCAGTTCAG GGTGAAAAGGGAAGTGATGTGCAGATCCTGGGTGTTTCTCACCGGGGCATGAGGCTGCTGAAGGTGGAGAAAGCAGCTGGATACCATCCTGAGCACCTCAAGATCCTACGCAGCTATGG CTTTGCAGATGTGCTGTCAGTGGAGGTGAAAggcagccattccctggagTTCTCCCTGAAGACAGAGCAGCTCATCCTGCACTCTCCGAAGGCTCCGTGCATCAAGACCATGGTGGAACTCTTCatgcaggagctgaggcag GACACCAACTACGTTGTGGCTCTGCGCAGCTACATCGTGGATGACAAGAGCCTGCTCAGCTTCAAGAAGGGCGACCTCATCGAGCTGCTGCCCATGCAGGGCGTGGAGCCAG ggtGGCAGTTCGGCTCCACCGGTGGCCGCTGTGGTCTCTTCCCCACCAGCCTGGTgcagctggctcctgcccctGACTACCTCAGCGCCAGCATGGACAGACGGGGAGAGCAGCGGAAGAGCATGAAAGCTTCCCCAGAGAGCAGGAACACCAGCAGGGAG AGTTCTGTCCTCAGCCTGACACCAGAAGGCACCAGCAGCATCTTAGTCCCTGCTGGTGACCATTACACCATGACTGACTTCGCCATCGCCTACTTCCGAGAGGCCCAGTCCCT GCAGGGCCTGAAGGGGACATCTGCTGAGAAGAGTGTTGCTGACCTGGTGCGGCACACCAAG GTCCCAATCCAGGCATCTTTGCTCCAGTACTCTGACAGTGAGCTGAACGAGCTGGCTACAAAGAACTTCCAGA CGCTGATGCGGTTCATGGGAGATCAGCCAAAACACAAGCACCAGGCTGAGGTCCAATGCATCTATGAAATCCTTCAG CTGtgcaaggaaaaggagaatttacACGATGAGATCTACTGCCAGGTCATCAAACAGGTCACCCACAACCCTCAGCA GGAGAGCGAGCTGCGGGGCTGGTTGCTCCTAAACCTGCTCACTGGGTACTTCCTGCCTTCCAAAATCCTGATGCCCTATGCCACCAAGTTCCTGCAGCTGGCCAGCAGTGATCCATCCAGCACCCACCACG ataTAGCCAAGATCTGCCAGAGCAACCTGCGCAAAAACTTCCTGTACGGGGGCCGTCGGCACCTCCCTTTCCCTGTGGAGATGGAGGCTCTGCTG AAGGGACACGGTGCCCGCCGGCTGGTGGTGCTGATGCCTGGAGGCATGGAGTACCTCACCAGGATCAGGACATTCACT GTGGCCAAGGAGCTCTTGCAGGAGATCTGTGAGCAGATGGGAATAGGTGAACAGCAAGAGATACAGGACTTTGTTCTCTTTGCTATCAGGAGTGACGACAAAGATCTTG GTAAAATGGTGAGGCCAATAAAATTGGAGGAGTATCTGCATGATTACCTGCTGGAGGACAAGCTGGTCACTGTCACCTTGCGCAGGCTCATCTGGAGGACACCTCTGCACTTTGACAGCCAGACTTACACAGATGTCCATTATGGACAG GTGCTGTGGGATTACCTGAATGGGAGGATCCTGCTGAGCCAGAGTAAAGAAATGGAGATGCAGGTGGGCCTTTTGGCAATGCTCCAGCACTGGGTCAAAATGGAGCAGCAGAACTCTGCTCCCTCCAG GGAAGAACTGAAGGAATACATTCCAAAGACCCTGCAGCCCTCCATCAGCCTCAAGGCTCTGCACAACCACGTGGCCACACTGCTGAGAACAAGGCAGCCCCTCCAGCCACTGGATGCAAAAATCCAGTTCATAG AGCACGTGATGAAATTGCCTTTCTTTGGCTACACCATCTTCATAGTGGAGAGAATCAGTGATAACATGGTCCCTGTGCCCTGTTTCTTTGGTGTGAACAAGGAGGAGATCATTTTGGTGGATGGCACCACCCAG GTGGTGTCCCAGGTCATCCctctgaaggagctgcagaagatGCGCACCCTGAGGCCCATCTCTGATGGGGGCCTTCCCGGCCTGGAGCTCAGCTATGGCTCCCCTAGCAGCCCCAGGGCCATGTGGGTGGAACTGTCACAG GCCAAAGAACTGTACCACACAATTGTGGTCATCCTGGATAAAACAGAGTTGCATTCCTAG